A genomic region of Verrucomicrobiota bacterium contains the following coding sequences:
- a CDS encoding transposase translates to MDNPTPSLNENPWRDPERQHPAHHAPIPHHNQSILIFLTVCAEKRKPIFANPEAMKAVIAAWCEAEAWMVGRYVFMPDHIHLFCAPHDPTVPVTKWVKYWKSMASRHWPRPVEQPIWQPDCWDTQLRRGESYTAKWHYVRMNPVRKGLVKTPDDWAYGGEMNVLEWHE, encoded by the coding sequence ATGGACAACCCGACACCATCACTCAACGAGAATCCCTGGCGCGACCCGGAACGGCAACATCCGGCGCATCACGCACCCATACCGCATCATAACCAATCCATCCTCATCTTCCTGACGGTATGCGCGGAGAAACGGAAACCGATTTTTGCCAATCCCGAGGCGATGAAAGCCGTGATTGCGGCTTGGTGTGAGGCCGAGGCCTGGATGGTTGGCAGGTATGTGTTCATGCCTGATCATATCCATTTGTTTTGCGCGCCGCATGACCCGACGGTTCCGGTGACAAAATGGGTCAAGTATTGGAAAAGCATGGCCTCCCGTCATTGGCCCCGGCCTGTGGAGCAACCGATCTGGCAGCCTGATTGTTGGGATACCCAATTGCGACGCGGCGAGAGTTACACCGCCAAATGGCATTACGTGCGGATGAATCCGGTGCGTAAGGGATTGGTGAAAACCCCGGATGATTGGGCGTACGGCGGAGAAATGAACGTGTTGGAGTGGCATGAGTAG